A stretch of Lactuca sativa cultivar Salinas chromosome 6, Lsat_Salinas_v11, whole genome shotgun sequence DNA encodes these proteins:
- the LOC122196553 gene encoding uncharacterized protein LOC122196553, with translation MIPAVRACGFALRKNKDLPRMKRWSGTKKLKWVDVNKIWSKMQEGLPPRQNMLPGDGEMTSFYYMSFQEYVYGEGKAVPSPVRDHFRRQDESSSSMSSSGRSHGRGRGSGKHKLDELLKRVHALEQHVFMNQQKLTEVFYEEVNNEQFWNDIIFEEPTVSQRNYDEQEWEERNDNTGNKFDDDVPDEDELIIMGNVDYFHDDDDDKEVTPDKPRSRKPSQFLCTPYTESTIIDIENE, from the exons atgattccggctgttcgtgcatgtggatttgcattgagaaaaaataaagactTGCCTCGGATGAAAAGATGGAGcggaacaaaaaaattgaaatgggttgacgtgaacaagatttggtcaaagatgcag gaggggctaccaccaagacaaaacatgttaccgggtgatggtgagatgacatctttttattatatgtcatttcaagagtatgtatatggtgaagggaaagcagttccatccccagtacgggaccattttaggagacaagacgaatcttcgtctagtatgtcgtccAGTGGTCGCTCTCATGGTAGAGGTCGGGGCAGTGGGAAACACAAGCTAGACGAGTTGTTGAAACGGGTACATGCACTGGAGCAGCATGTGTTTATGAATCAACAAAAACTTACAGAGGTTTTTTATGAAGAAGTGAATAATGAACAATTTTGGAACGACATTATTTTTGAGGAACCGACAGTGTCACAAAGAAATTATGATGAACAG GAGTGGGAGGAGAGAAATGACAATacagggaacaaatttgatgatgatgtgccgGATGAAGACGAACTTATAATAATGGGAAATGTAGATTAttttcatgatgatgatgatgacaaagaagttacacccgataaaccTAGGAGTCGAAAACCATCACAATTTTTATGCACTCCTTACACCGAG AGCACAATTATCGATATTGAAAATGAGTAG
- the LOC111882211 gene encoding 30S ribosomal protein S1, chloroplastic translates to MASLAQQIGGLRCPSLSTTHLSRKSSFSYNSTNQTIKRVQTTKAAAAVVSNAQTRERMKLKEMFEEAYERCRTAPYEGVAFTVEDFHSAIEKFDYNSEIGSKVKGTVFNVDANGAYIDITAKSSAFLPVREASIHGIKHVEEAGIVPGMRDEFIIIGENEHDDSLILSSRQIQYDLAWERCRQLQAEDVVLKGKVVGANKGGVVAIVEGLRGFVPFSQISSTSNAEELLEQEIPLKFVEVDEEQSRLILSNRKARADSQAQLGIGSVVTGTVQSLKPYGAFIDIGGVNGLLHVSQISHDRVSDIATVLQPGDTLKVMVLSHDRERGRVSLSTKKLEPTPGDMIRNPKLVFEKAEEMAMTFRQRIAQAEAMARADMLRFSPESGLTLNSDGTLGPLGADLPAEGLDLNESPPGEEV, encoded by the exons ATGGCGTCCCTGGCACAGCAAATTGGTGGTCTGAGATGCCCATCTCTCTCAACAACTCATCTATCAAGAAAATCCTCTTTCAGTTATAACAGtaccaatcaaacaatcaagAGAGTTCAAACAACGAAGGCTGCTGCTGCTGTTGTATCTAACGCGCAAACCAGAGAGAGGATGAAACTGAAAGAGATGTTTGAAGAGGCTTACGAGAGGTGCCGCACAGCTCCGTATGAAGGTGTTGCATTCACCGTTGAAGATTTCCACAGTGCCATCGAGAAGTTCGACTACAATTCTGAAATCGGATCCAAG GTGAAAGGTACAGTTTTCAATGTAGATGCCAATGGAGCATACATTGACATAACTGCAAAATCTTCTGCATTTTTACCTGTTAGAGAAGCAAGTATTCATGGCATAAAGCATGTAGAAGAAGCAGGCATAGTCCCTGGTATGCGTGATGAATTTATAATTATTGGTGAAAATGAACATGATGATAGCTTAATCTTGAGCTCACGCCAAATTCAGTATGATCTTGCATGGGAAAGATGTAGACAACTTCAAGCCGAAGATGTTGTTCTTAAGGGTAAG GTTGTTGGTGCCAATAAAGGTGGAGTTGTTGCAATTGTTGAGGGACTTCGTGGATTCGTTCCATTTTCGCAAATTTCCTCC ACTTCAAATGCGGAAGAGCTTCTTGAGCAAGAAATTCCATTAAAGTTTGTGGAGGTAGATGAAGAACAATCAAGACTCATTTTGAGTAACCGTAAGGCCAGGGCTGATAGCCAGGCACAACTCGGAATCGGTTCAGTTGTGACTGGAACGGTTCAGAGCCTGAAACCCTACGGGGCTTTCATTGATATTGGTGGAGTCAATGGGCTTCTCCATGTTAGTCAAATCAGTCATGATCGTGTCTCTGACATTGCAACCGTTCTTCAACCTGGTGATACTCTCAAG GTGATGGTATTAAGTCATGATCGTGAGAGAGGGCGTGTTAGTCTATCTACCAAGAAACTAGAGCCAACTCCTGGAGACATGATTCGCAACCCGAAGTTAGTTTTTGAGAAG GCAGAGGAGATGGCTATGACCTTCAGACAAAGAATTGCGCAAGCTGAAGCCATGGCTCGGGCTGACATGCTTAGATTCTCCCCCGAG AGCGGATTGACTTTGAATTCGGACGGGACGTTAGGTCCACTTGGCGCAGACTTGCCTGCAGAGGGTTTGGATTTAAACGAAAGCCCACCGGGCGAAGAAGTTTAA